A single Streptomyces sannanensis DNA region contains:
- the tnpA gene encoding IS200/IS605 family transposase — protein MAVTRKVRQFSGGVFDLGLHVVWCPKYRRPVLGGRVAERLDELIRQKADERGWEIIALEVMPDHVHLFVKHDPKSSASYVANQFKGFTSRILRSEFPHLKSRMPTLWSSSYFAASAGAVSAATVEKYINTQWERPEKKDKEARS, from the coding sequence ATGGCTGTGACCAGGAAGGTTCGCCAGTTCTCCGGTGGCGTGTTCGATCTCGGGCTGCACGTGGTGTGGTGCCCGAAGTACCGCCGTCCGGTCCTTGGCGGCCGGGTCGCGGAACGCCTGGATGAACTGATCCGGCAGAAGGCCGACGAACGTGGGTGGGAGATCATCGCCCTTGAGGTCATGCCCGACCACGTGCACCTGTTCGTCAAGCACGACCCGAAGTCGTCAGCCTCATACGTCGCCAATCAGTTCAAGGGCTTCACCTCCCGCATCCTCCGCTCCGAGTTCCCGCACCTGAAGTCGCGGATGCCCACCCTGTGGTCGTCGTCGTACTTCGCCGCCTCGGCCGGCGCGGTCAGCGCGGCCACGGTGGAGAAGTACATCAACACGCAATGGGAACGCCCGGAGAAGAAGGACAAGGAGGCACGCTCGTGA
- a CDS encoding DUF5753 domain-containing protein produces the protein MELEAEAVEILHYGSHTVSGLLQTEAYARARMRAADPQAPDETIDARVTARLSRQLRLSEANPPRMTVILDEAVLRRRVGGPAVMRAQLAALLKVLGVGRVLIQILPFELGEYGFSGGAQTLLVLADGTRIAYVEGDGVGTVLEEPGIVTARWHKYDRLRSLALPPRESEALIRSAMEDHARCSPQSST, from the coding sequence ATGGAGCTGGAGGCGGAAGCGGTCGAGATCCTGCACTACGGAAGCCACACCGTCTCCGGGCTGCTCCAGACCGAGGCGTACGCACGGGCCCGGATGCGAGCGGCCGATCCCCAGGCTCCGGACGAGACGATCGACGCGCGGGTGACGGCTCGCCTCAGCCGCCAGCTACGGCTGTCGGAAGCGAACCCGCCGCGTATGACGGTGATCCTGGACGAGGCGGTGCTGCGCCGCCGGGTCGGCGGACCCGCAGTCATGCGTGCACAACTTGCCGCACTGCTGAAGGTGTTGGGCGTCGGTCGCGTACTGATCCAGATCCTGCCGTTCGAGCTCGGGGAGTACGGATTCTCCGGCGGGGCGCAAACGCTACTGGTCCTGGCCGACGGCACACGGATCGCCTACGTGGAGGGCGACGGCGTCGGTACGGTCCTGGAGGAGCCGGGGATCGTTACCGCACGCTGGCACAAATACGATCGGCTCAGGTCGCTTGCCCTGCCGCCCCGGGAGTCCGAGGCGCTGATCCGATCGGCGATGGAGGACCACGCCAGATGCTCACCACAAAGCTCGACCTGA
- a CDS encoding DUF397 domain-containing protein, whose product MLTTKLDLTTARWRKSSHSNDDGGECLEVADGFASAVPVRDSKTAPHGPVVVIGGSAWTTFVAFVRDR is encoded by the coding sequence ATGCTCACCACAAAGCTCGACCTGACCACGGCTCGCTGGCGCAAGTCCAGCCACAGCAACGACGACGGCGGCGAGTGCCTCGAAGTCGCCGACGGCTTCGCCTCCGCCGTCCCCGTCCGCGACAGCAAGACCGCCCCGCACGGCCCCGTGGTCGTGATCGGCGGCAGTGCGTGGACCACGTTCGTCGCGTTCGTTCGCGACCGCTGA
- a CDS encoding DUF4097 family beta strand repeat-containing protein, whose translation MPSFDTPEAISVTARVEAGSIQFTAGDRLDTVVDVRPRDPKKDLDVRTAEQTEVTYASGVLTVRTPKPNLFGRTGAVDVTVELPTGSRIDMTGAWVQVLGEGRLGEVRVKTSSGDVRLDTTGPLKLTASHGSITVDRVEGTAEITTSSGSLRVGLVDGPAVLKNSHGTTTVGAATGELRVSGANGDIEIRRAEDSVTATTAHGALRVGEVACGTVQLETSYGAIEVGVREGAAAWLDVSSGSGQVRNALTASETPEKTEGTVEVRARTRYGNIDIRRAKA comes from the coding sequence ATGCCTTCTTTCGACACTCCCGAAGCGATCTCGGTCACCGCGCGCGTGGAGGCCGGTTCCATCCAGTTCACCGCGGGCGACCGCCTCGACACCGTCGTCGATGTGCGGCCCCGCGACCCGAAGAAGGACCTGGACGTGCGGACGGCCGAGCAGACCGAGGTCACGTACGCGAGCGGCGTACTGACCGTCAGGACGCCCAAGCCCAATCTGTTCGGCCGCACCGGCGCCGTCGACGTGACGGTCGAACTGCCCACGGGCTCGCGCATCGACATGACCGGTGCCTGGGTCCAGGTGCTCGGCGAGGGCCGACTCGGCGAGGTCCGCGTGAAGACCTCGTCCGGCGACGTCCGCCTCGACACGACCGGCCCGCTGAAGCTGACCGCTTCGCACGGCTCGATCACCGTGGACCGGGTCGAGGGCACGGCCGAGATCACCACCAGCTCCGGCAGCCTGCGCGTCGGCCTCGTCGACGGCCCCGCCGTCCTGAAGAACTCGCACGGCACCACGACCGTCGGCGCCGCGACCGGCGAGCTGCGGGTGAGCGGAGCCAACGGCGACATCGAGATCCGGCGCGCCGAGGACTCGGTCACCGCCACCACCGCTCACGGCGCCCTGCGCGTGGGTGAAGTTGCCTGCGGCACCGTCCAGTTGGAGACCTCCTACGGCGCTATCGAGGTCGGCGTCCGTGAGGGCGCGGCCGCCTGGCTCGACGTCAGCTCGGGCTCCGGCCAGGTGCGCAACGCGCTCACCGCGTCCGAGACCCCGGAGAAGACCGAGGGCACCGTCGAGGTCCGCGCCCGCACCCGGTACGGGAACATCGACATCCGCCGCGCCAAGGCCTGA
- a CDS encoding TerD family protein, giving the protein MTAMTPGSNIPLPTVRVSVDVAAPVRLDVSGLLLTADGKVRSDDDFIFYNQPNGPGVTYRSGGGTAPDAILVDTTAVPAGIEKIVVTASPDAAGQTFQGVEPTATVRNADDGSVIATFTPPQLGTETALVVMEVYLRNGVWKARAVGQGYANGLAGIATDFGVTVEEPAAPAATPAAPPVAPPVAAAPPVVPASPAPAPAAPAPAPTGKINLDKGRVNLQKNQTVSLVKGGRPLLSKVKMGLGWEPAFRGKDIDLDASVIAYGPQRNHLDSCYFGKLSILGGAVKHSGDNLTGEGGGDDEVIVVDLGRLPAEATGLVFTVNSFSGQKFTDVAKAYCRLIDAATGEELVRFDLTNAEPQTGVMMAKLVKQFSGEWEMTAMGGFVKSRTVRGMVKPAAQAL; this is encoded by the coding sequence ATGACCGCTATGACGCCTGGCTCGAACATCCCGCTCCCCACCGTCCGTGTGTCGGTGGACGTCGCCGCCCCGGTGCGGCTGGACGTTTCGGGCCTGCTGCTCACCGCCGACGGCAAGGTGCGCTCCGACGACGACTTCATCTTCTACAACCAGCCGAACGGCCCCGGTGTCACCTACCGCTCCGGCGGTGGCACCGCTCCGGACGCGATCCTGGTGGACACGACCGCGGTCCCGGCCGGCATCGAGAAGATCGTGGTCACCGCCAGCCCGGACGCGGCAGGCCAGACCTTCCAGGGCGTCGAGCCGACCGCGACCGTGCGCAACGCCGACGACGGCAGCGTCATCGCCACCTTCACCCCGCCGCAGCTGGGGACCGAGACGGCGCTGGTGGTCATGGAGGTCTATCTGCGCAACGGCGTCTGGAAGGCCCGCGCGGTCGGCCAGGGGTACGCCAACGGGCTGGCCGGCATCGCGACGGACTTCGGCGTGACGGTGGAGGAGCCCGCCGCACCCGCCGCCACACCCGCCGCCCCGCCTGTCGCGCCGCCTGTCGCGGCCGCTCCCCCGGTGGTCCCGGCCTCTCCCGCTCCGGCCCCCGCCGCGCCTGCACCCGCGCCCACCGGCAAGATCAACCTCGACAAGGGCCGGGTGAACCTCCAGAAGAACCAGACCGTCTCCCTGGTCAAGGGCGGCCGCCCGCTGCTCTCCAAGGTCAAGATGGGCCTCGGCTGGGAGCCCGCGTTCCGCGGCAAGGACATCGACCTCGATGCCTCCGTCATCGCCTACGGCCCGCAGCGCAACCACCTCGACAGCTGCTACTTCGGCAAGCTCTCCATCCTGGGCGGCGCCGTCAAGCACTCCGGCGACAACCTCACCGGCGAGGGCGGCGGCGACGACGAGGTCATCGTCGTCGACCTCGGCCGCCTTCCCGCCGAGGCCACCGGCCTGGTCTTCACCGTCAACTCCTTCTCCGGCCAGAAGTTCACCGATGTCGCCAAGGCGTACTGCCGCCTGATCGACGCCGCTACGGGCGAGGAGCTGGTCCGCTTCGACCTGACGAACGCCGAGCCGCAGACGGGCGTGATGATGGCCAAGCTCGTCAAGCAGTTCTCGGGTGAGTGGGAGATGACGGCCATGGGCGGCTTCGTCAAGTCCCGCACGGTCCGCGGCATGGTCAAGCCGGCGGCCCAGGCGCTCTGA
- a CDS encoding ribonuclease BN: MSLEQRRREAARRLKESEASRLWSRLTAVDFFGNAFQLAALSILCFFPFLIVITAAAGENAAVVLVGWLGLNEEAARAVATLFKPGQISGTLTLPSAFLMILGALAVAGTLQTWYRRVFDVPGRGWRDVAAQGYWVAALLAYGAAQAAGGRALGTVGGVVLQGLFGFVLAMCFWWGSMRVLLAGDVRWRALFPPALATGVCWVGLGAFSARYFSAAIVANEASYGPIGVVMIILSWLVAVGVVVHLGSVVGCMYLERRARKGPTDGTDSHRRPSDG; the protein is encoded by the coding sequence GTGAGTCTGGAGCAGAGGAGGCGGGAGGCCGCACGGCGTCTGAAGGAGAGCGAGGCGAGCAGGCTGTGGAGCCGGCTCACCGCGGTCGACTTCTTCGGCAACGCGTTCCAGTTGGCCGCGCTCTCGATCCTGTGTTTCTTTCCCTTCCTCATCGTCATCACCGCCGCGGCCGGTGAGAACGCCGCGGTGGTGCTCGTCGGCTGGCTGGGACTGAACGAGGAGGCGGCACGGGCCGTGGCGACCCTCTTCAAACCCGGCCAGATCTCGGGCACGCTCACCCTGCCGAGTGCCTTCCTGATGATCCTTGGGGCCCTGGCTGTCGCCGGCACCCTGCAGACCTGGTACCGAAGGGTGTTCGACGTCCCGGGCCGGGGGTGGCGGGATGTCGCCGCCCAGGGCTACTGGGTCGCGGCACTGCTCGCCTACGGCGCCGCGCAGGCGGCGGGCGGGCGAGCGCTCGGCACGGTCGGGGGAGTGGTGCTCCAGGGCCTGTTCGGCTTCGTCCTGGCGATGTGCTTCTGGTGGGGGAGCATGAGGGTGCTGCTCGCGGGTGATGTGCGGTGGCGCGCCCTCTTTCCCCCGGCGCTGGCCACGGGTGTGTGCTGGGTGGGCCTGGGCGCGTTCTCCGCCCGCTACTTCTCCGCGGCGATCGTGGCCAACGAGGCGAGCTACGGCCCCATCGGCGTCGTGATGATCATCCTTTCCTGGCTGGTGGCGGTGGGGGTGGTCGTCCACCTCGGATCGGTCGTCGGCTGCATGTACCTCGAACGCCGAGCCCGGAAGGGTCCCACGGACGGCACCGACTCCCACCGCCGCCCGTCGGACGGCTGA
- a CDS encoding twitching motility protein PilT → MSYVVYDAGALIAAVKNDRRFLAQHDAFLASDVRPIVPAGVLAQCWDERPRAAVLHRVLRPCLVLPLTEPLAKAAAALVQKNGSSDVVDASVVLASMAYEDAPILTDDLGDIRALTECANRKHIKVERP, encoded by the coding sequence ATGAGTTACGTCGTGTATGACGCAGGCGCCCTTATCGCCGCGGTGAAGAACGACCGGCGCTTCCTTGCCCAGCACGACGCGTTTCTTGCCTCGGATGTCAGGCCGATCGTCCCGGCCGGGGTCCTTGCGCAGTGCTGGGACGAGCGGCCCAGGGCGGCCGTGCTGCACCGGGTGCTGCGCCCTTGCCTCGTACTGCCGCTCACCGAGCCGCTCGCGAAGGCGGCGGCAGCGCTCGTCCAGAAGAACGGCAGCTCGGATGTGGTCGACGCGAGTGTGGTGCTGGCCTCCATGGCGTACGAGGACGCGCCGATCCTCACCGACGACCTCGGCGACATCCGGGCACTGACCGAATGCGCCAACCGCAAGCACATCAAGGTCGAGCGCCCGTGA
- a CDS encoding NUDIX hydrolase has translation MSELVERVNEHDRVLAVVDRREAIRNKWLHRIATTVCRDAQGRILVHRRSEGVSRFPGQYNWLIGGAVDIGESYEDAAARELAEELGVRPPVRFVFKFLCRGAISPYWLGVHEAVVTEDIVPDPAEIAWHAWLTEAELRDALQRWPFVPDGVDVLQQCLDRRRHGSARPVS, from the coding sequence ATGAGTGAACTGGTGGAACGAGTCAACGAGCACGACCGGGTGCTGGCGGTGGTGGACCGGCGGGAGGCGATACGGAACAAGTGGCTGCACCGGATCGCGACGACCGTGTGTCGTGACGCGCAGGGCCGCATCCTGGTGCACCGCCGCTCCGAGGGCGTGTCGCGCTTCCCCGGGCAGTACAACTGGCTGATCGGCGGGGCCGTGGACATCGGAGAGTCCTACGAGGACGCGGCTGCCCGGGAGCTCGCCGAGGAGCTGGGCGTCCGGCCGCCGGTACGGTTCGTGTTCAAGTTCCTGTGCCGGGGCGCTATCAGTCCGTACTGGCTCGGTGTGCACGAGGCCGTCGTCACAGAGGACATCGTCCCCGATCCGGCCGAAATAGCCTGGCACGCCTGGCTCACCGAGGCCGAGCTGCGGGACGCGCTGCAGCGTTGGCCCTTTGTTCCTGATGGCGTGGACGTCCTGCAGCAGTGTCTGGACAGAAGGCGCCACGGGTCAGCTCGTCCGGTGAGCTGA
- a CDS encoding 1-aminocyclopropane-1-carboxylate deaminase, protein MPITDFDRYPLLFGPSPVHPLERLTRHLGGASVWAKREDCNSGIAYGGNKTRKLEYLVADALAQGCDTLVSIGGVQSNHTRQVAAVAARAGLKCVLVQESWVDWPDAVYDKVGNILISRLAGADVRLVRAGFGIGFKESWEAALREVEAAGGKPYPIPAGASDHRLGGLGFANWAYEVAAQERESGVFFDTVVVCSVTGSTQAGMVAGFAALEEAGARPRRIIGIDASAEPARTHDQISRIARATASLIGVRRELTASDVELDDRYHAGTYGIPDEATLEAMRLAARTEGMVTDPVYEGKSMAGLIDLVSRGEIARDATVLYAHLGGQPALNAYSALF, encoded by the coding sequence ATGCCGATCACCGATTTCGACCGCTATCCCCTGCTGTTCGGCCCGTCACCGGTCCATCCGCTCGAGCGGCTGACCCGTCACCTCGGCGGAGCCTCGGTCTGGGCCAAGCGCGAGGACTGCAACTCCGGTATCGCGTACGGCGGCAACAAGACCCGCAAGCTGGAGTACCTCGTCGCCGACGCTCTCGCGCAGGGCTGCGACACCCTGGTGTCGATCGGCGGGGTGCAGTCGAACCACACCCGCCAGGTGGCCGCGGTGGCCGCCCGCGCCGGACTCAAGTGCGTGCTCGTGCAGGAGAGCTGGGTCGACTGGCCGGACGCGGTTTACGACAAGGTGGGCAACATCCTGATCAGCAGGCTCGCGGGCGCGGACGTACGGCTCGTACGCGCCGGATTCGGCATCGGTTTCAAGGAGAGCTGGGAAGCCGCCCTCCGCGAGGTGGAGGCCGCCGGGGGAAAGCCCTACCCCATCCCGGCCGGTGCCTCCGACCACCGCCTCGGCGGCCTGGGCTTCGCCAACTGGGCGTACGAAGTGGCCGCACAGGAACGGGAGTCGGGCGTCTTCTTCGACACCGTCGTCGTCTGCTCGGTCACCGGCTCCACCCAGGCCGGGATGGTGGCCGGCTTCGCCGCCCTGGAGGAGGCGGGCGCCCGCCCGCGGCGGATCATCGGCATCGACGCCTCCGCGGAGCCGGCCCGTACCCATGACCAGATCAGCCGCATCGCCCGGGCCACCGCGTCACTGATCGGTGTGCGACGTGAACTGACCGCTTCGGACGTTGAGTTGGACGACCGCTACCACGCGGGTACGTACGGCATCCCGGACGAGGCGACGCTGGAGGCGATGCGGCTCGCGGCCCGTACCGAGGGCATGGTGACGGACCCGGTGTACGAGGGGAAGTCCATGGCGGGCCTGATCGACCTGGTGTCGCGCGGCGAGATCGCCCGCGACGCGACGGTCCTTTATGCCCACCTGGGCGGCCAGCCGGCCCTCAACGCATACAGCGCGCTGTTCTGA
- a CDS encoding GntR family transcriptional regulator: protein MNALRPVGRTLLRDRAYEALRDAIVRGDLPPGEPVRDADLAERLGLSRAPVREALARLVDEGLVESKPQSYTRVTRLVAQDVRDAAAVVRAMHELAARTAVPRLGREHIEAMRLANERFARAVGGGDVDAALRADDELHDVLVRVGGNHAAAATIARYTPLIRRLERRLFGDAGSCGSAALHDRLIDACAAGDPDAAVRVTTEIWRALEELADD, encoded by the coding sequence ATGAACGCGCTCCGGCCGGTGGGCCGCACTCTGCTGCGTGACAGGGCGTACGAGGCCCTGCGTGACGCCATCGTGCGCGGGGATCTCCCGCCCGGTGAGCCCGTGCGGGACGCGGATCTCGCCGAGCGGCTGGGGCTCTCGCGTGCGCCGGTGCGCGAGGCGCTGGCCCGGCTCGTGGACGAGGGGCTCGTCGAATCCAAGCCGCAGAGCTACACACGAGTGACGCGGCTCGTGGCGCAGGACGTCCGTGACGCAGCGGCCGTGGTGCGGGCCATGCATGAGCTGGCGGCGCGTACAGCTGTGCCGAGGCTCGGGCGCGAGCACATCGAGGCGATGCGCCTGGCCAATGAGCGCTTCGCCCGTGCGGTGGGCGGCGGTGACGTCGACGCGGCACTGCGGGCCGATGACGAGCTGCACGACGTACTCGTACGAGTCGGCGGCAACCACGCCGCCGCCGCGACGATCGCGCGTTACACCCCGCTGATCCGCCGCCTGGAGCGCCGCCTCTTCGGCGACGCGGGCAGCTGCGGCTCGGCGGCACTGCACGACCGGCTCATCGATGCCTGTGCCGCCGGGGACCCCGACGCGGCGGTGCGCGTGACCACGGAGATCTGGCGGGCGCTCGAGGAGCTCGCCGACGACTGA
- a CDS encoding nucleotidyltransferase family protein, with translation MVALWARWYGLGRHGDVFCFDGGDLSWEAEDAVIKAGRDVFAGQPAEVEIRNEAWVHLWYEDKFKVACPPYESTEAAIDSFTATTCCPGVRVETDGRWRVYAPHGLSDVFNLVVRPNPVLAPRSVYEAKTAQWREQWPEFTVLERPAASITTISSVG, from the coding sequence CTGGTCGCACTGTGGGCACGTTGGTACGGCCTCGGACGGCACGGCGACGTCTTCTGCTTCGACGGTGGCGATCTCTCCTGGGAGGCGGAGGACGCTGTGATCAAGGCTGGGCGGGACGTCTTTGCCGGCCAGCCTGCAGAGGTTGAGATCCGGAACGAGGCATGGGTTCACCTCTGGTACGAGGACAAGTTCAAAGTGGCGTGTCCGCCGTATGAGTCCACCGAGGCGGCAATCGACAGTTTCACCGCGACGACGTGCTGTCCGGGAGTGCGTGTGGAGACGGACGGCCGGTGGCGTGTGTATGCGCCGCATGGGCTGTCGGACGTTTTCAACCTCGTCGTCCGGCCGAACCCGGTGCTTGCCCCGCGGTCGGTGTATGAGGCCAAGACGGCGCAATGGCGGGAGCAATGGCCCGAGTTCACTGTGTTGGAGCGGCCCGCCGCGAGCATTACGACGATCTCGTCCGTCGGCTGA
- a CDS encoding YkvA family protein: MWWDILIGIGAGLLFAWLALLIALLLIRPKGALLSEAIRLLPDLLRLLKRLAADKAIPRGVRVRLALLMVYLASPIDLIPDFLPVIGYADDAIIVAFVLRSAVRRAGIDAVRAHWPGTEDGFAALSRLAGLTRAGIPQ; encoded by the coding sequence ATGTGGTGGGACATTCTGATCGGGATCGGCGCCGGCCTGCTGTTCGCCTGGCTGGCGCTGCTGATCGCCTTGTTGCTCATCCGCCCCAAGGGCGCCTTGCTGAGCGAGGCGATACGGCTGCTGCCTGACCTGCTGCGGCTGCTCAAGCGGCTCGCCGCAGACAAGGCGATACCGCGCGGGGTGCGGGTGCGTCTGGCGCTGCTGATGGTCTACCTGGCCAGCCCGATCGACCTGATCCCTGACTTCTTGCCTGTCATCGGTTACGCGGATGACGCGATCATCGTCGCCTTCGTCCTGCGCAGTGCCGTACGGCGAGCGGGAATCGATGCGGTGCGCGCCCACTGGCCGGGCACCGAGGACGGTTTCGCCGCTCTGTCCCGCTTGGCTGGTCTCACGCGCGCAGGCATCCCGCAGTAG
- a CDS encoding Chromate resistance protein ChrB, producing MSAEVSGHEPERFLLVSASTAEAPTATRVRVWRKLRLLGAAYLQQSVCLLPDREPVRRQVQRLLASVRSDGGSARLLTVAVEDAQEYAELIADFNAARDVEYAEVVERAPELLAELERETERGRANYAEVEESEADLERFEKWLAKIASRDYFAAEGGQAAREAVERCRAALAAFEDAALAAETGPSREPDQAGPGRELPGSARLRALD from the coding sequence ATGAGCGCCGAAGTGTCTGGGCACGAGCCCGAGCGGTTTCTGCTGGTCTCGGCGAGTACGGCCGAGGCTCCGACGGCAACCCGGGTGAGGGTGTGGCGCAAGCTGCGGTTGTTGGGTGCTGCGTATCTGCAGCAGTCGGTGTGCCTGCTCCCCGACCGCGAACCGGTCCGCCGCCAGGTCCAGCGCCTGCTGGCCTCGGTGCGCAGCGACGGAGGCAGTGCCCGCCTGCTGACAGTCGCGGTGGAAGACGCGCAGGAGTACGCCGAGCTGATCGCCGATTTCAACGCGGCGCGGGATGTGGAGTACGCCGAGGTCGTCGAGCGCGCCCCGGAATTGCTGGCGGAGTTGGAGAGGGAGACCGAACGGGGGCGGGCCAACTACGCGGAGGTGGAGGAGTCCGAGGCGGACCTGGAACGGTTCGAGAAGTGGCTGGCGAAGATCGCGTCGCGTGACTACTTCGCAGCCGAGGGCGGTCAGGCGGCCCGGGAGGCGGTGGAACGCTGCCGCGCGGCGCTGGCGGCGTTCGAGGACGCGGCCCTCGCCGCCGAGACCGGCCCGTCCCGTGAGCCCGACCAGGCCGGGCCTGGTCGGGAATTGCCTGGCTCGGCGCGGTTGCGCGCACTGGACTGA